CGGGGTTCGGGTATTCCGACAAGCCGCGCGACGTGCTCGATTCGCGAGATGTGGCCGCCCTGTGGGTGCGACTCATGGCCGCGTTCGGGTACGAAAGGTTCACGGTCGCCGGCGGCGATATCGGCAGCCACGTCAGTCGTGACCTGGGGCTCGAGCATCCGGAGAGACTCATCGCCATCCACCGCATGGATGCCGGCATCCCGCGGCATCCCGACCCGTCGCAGTTGACCGGGGACGAGCTCGCGCTGATCCAGGAGGCGCAGGCGTGGATCGTGTCGGAGGGTGTCTACGCGCAGCTCCACCGCACAAAACCGCAGACCCTCGCGGTTGGGCTGAGCGATTCACCCGCTGGCCTCGCGTCGTGGCTCGTAGAGAAGCTCCGTGCGTGGAGCGACTGCGGCGGCGATCTCGAATCGGTCTACACGAAGAGCGAGATCCTCGACCTGCTGAGCACGTACTGGTTCACCAACACGATCGACTCGAGCATCCGGATGTATCGAACCAACGGCGCCATCGACCCCGAGTATCTCGTGCGTCACATCGACGTGCCGTCGGGGTTCTCGGTCTTCGCGGGCGAGATCATCAAACCCCCGCGAGCGTGGCTGGACCGGGTTGCAGACGTCGTCAGTCATCGCGAGATCGATCGGGGTGGACACTTCGCACCCTATGAGGTGCCGGAGCTTTACGCTGCGGAGGTTCGCGACTTCTTTGCGCGATTCGACGAGCACACCGAGGGTTAGGCTGGCTGGGTGACCCGCCGCATCCTCGCCCTTATCGGAGTCGGCGTGCTGGGTGGTTTCCTCTCGGGCACGTTCGGCATCGGCGGGGGCATCCTCATGGTGCCGTTGCTCATCTGGCTCATCAAGCTCGACCAGCGTCACGCCGCAGCCCTCTCCCTCGCGGCGGTGCTGCCGGCGGCGATCGTCGGGGCTGTCACCTACGGTTTCGAGCTCCACGTCGACTACATCGCGGGCGCACTCGTCGCGGCGGGCGGTATCGTCGGCGCGCTCATCGGAACACGCCTGCTGCGCAGACTCCCCCTGGGTTGGCTGCGCTGGATGTTTGTGGTGCTGCTGGTTCTCGTGGCGGTGCGCATGCTCATCGTCGTACCGGAGACGGATGCATCCATCGACATCACCGTCTGGTCGGTCATCGCCCTCATCGGTCTCGGCCTTCTAGTCGGGATCGCCTCGGGTCTGTTCGGTATCGGCGGTGGCGTGATCATCGTTCCGGCACTCGTCGGCCTCTTCGGGGTGAGCGAACTGATCGCCAAGGGCACGTCGCTGCTCGCGATGATCCCCACGTCGGTTACGGGAACGATCTCGAACGCGCGCGCACGACTCGTGAGTCCACTCGACGGCTTCATCCTGGGTGTCGCCGCGGCCCTCGCCGCCTACCCCGGTGTCGTGGTCGCGCACCTCATGCCGACGTTGGTTTCGCAC
This genomic window from Antiquaquibacter oligotrophicus contains:
- a CDS encoding epoxide hydrolase family protein, whose amino-acid sequence is MTQPIPFVIHHDPAAIDDLRARLRNTRWPDDGFGWEWGTDVGYLRELVEFWADGYDFAAREARLATTPRYRVELDGLGIHAIHVPAARGNGIPLLLCHGWPDGTWRYEKVIDLLTNPDEGPAFDVVIPDMPGFGYSDKPRDVLDSRDVAALWVRLMAAFGYERFTVAGGDIGSHVSRDLGLEHPERLIAIHRMDAGIPRHPDPSQLTGDELALIQEAQAWIVSEGVYAQLHRTKPQTLAVGLSDSPAGLASWLVEKLRAWSDCGGDLESVYTKSEILDLLSTYWFTNTIDSSIRMYRTNGAIDPEYLVRHIDVPSGFSVFAGEIIKPPRAWLDRVADVVSHREIDRGGHFAPYEVPELYAAEVRDFFARFDEHTEG
- a CDS encoding sulfite exporter TauE/SafE family protein: MTRRILALIGVGVLGGFLSGTFGIGGGILMVPLLIWLIKLDQRHAAALSLAAVLPAAIVGAVTYGFELHVDYIAGALVAAGGIVGALIGTRLLRRLPLGWLRWMFVVLLVLVAVRMLIVVPETDASIDITVWSVIALIGLGLLVGIASGLFGIGGGVIIVPALVGLFGVSELIAKGTSLLAMIPTSVTGTISNARARLVSPLDGFILGVAAALAAYPGVVVAHLMPTLVSHILFAVLVLFAATQLAIRAWRMRKQEN